In the genome of Variovorax sp. PAMC26660, the window GACGGTCGACGTCGGCGCGCTCCAGCAGGACGAGATCGAGCTGATGCTGCAGGTCAACGGCAAGCTGCGCGGCAAGTTGCTCGTGCCCGCCGGCGCCTCCAAGGACGAGATCGAGAAGCTGGCGCTCGCCTGCGACGACTTCGTCAATTTCGCCGAAGGCGCGCCGCCCAAGCGCGTGATCGTGGTTCCCGGCCGTCTGGTCAATGTGGTCCTTTGAACGACTCAAGCATGAACACACGCAATGTCTCGCTGCCGCGCCGCGGCTTTCTCCTCGGCCTCACGGTGGCGGGTGCCTCCCTGGGTTTGGCCGGCTGCGGCTTCGAGCTGCGCAAGGCGCCGGTCTTCGCGTTCAAGACGCTGTCGTTGACGGGCAACACGGCCATGATCAACCAGCTTCGGCGCGAGTTCCGGGCCACGGGCACCGTGACGCTGGTGACGCCCGAGGAAGCCAAGACAGCCGATGCGGTGCTTGAAATCCTCGGTGAAGACCGCGACCGCCTGATCATCTCGACCAATTCGCAGGGCCTGCTGCGCGAGCTGCAACTGCGCCTGCGCGTTCGCTTCCGGCTGCACACGCCAGGCGGCAAGGACCTGCTGCCGGCCTCCGAGGTCTCGCAGACGCGCGACCTGAGCTACAACGAAACCAATGCGCTGGCCAAGGAAGGCGAAGCCGAACTGCTGTTCCGCGACATGCAGGCCGACATCGCCCAACAGGTGATGCGCCGCCTGGCGGCCGTGAAAGAACTCTAGGCCACGGCCCTCGCGATTCCATGCAACTTGCCAGTGCCCAACTCGGTGCCCACCTGCAGAAGGGCCTGAAGCCGCTCTACACGATCCACGGCGACGAGCCCCTGCTCG includes:
- the lptE gene encoding LPS assembly lipoprotein LptE, which translates into the protein MNTRNVSLPRRGFLLGLTVAGASLGLAGCGFELRKAPVFAFKTLSLTGNTAMINQLRREFRATGTVTLVTPEEAKTADAVLEILGEDRDRLIISTNSQGLLRELQLRLRVRFRLHTPGGKDLLPASEVSQTRDLSYNETNALAKEGEAELLFRDMQADIAQQVMRRLAAVKEL